The following proteins are encoded in a genomic region of Streptococcus cristatus AS 1.3089:
- a CDS encoding HAD-IA family hydrolase — translation MNYQDYIWDLGGTLLDNYETSTAAFVHTLQDFGLTASHDEVYKALKVSTEYAVRQFAPRNKEFLKAYKANEAKELEHPILFDGASELLAQIIQQGGRNFLISHRDDQVLEILQKPQIDPYFTEVVTATNGFKRKPDPESMLYLKDKYQIESGLVIGDRPIDIEAGQAAGFSCYLFDNMKNLEEFVDIELEKE, via the coding sequence ATGAATTATCAAGATTACATCTGGGATTTGGGTGGGACTCTCTTGGATAATTATGAGACTTCAACCGCAGCTTTTGTCCATACCTTGCAGGACTTTGGTCTGACTGCGAGTCATGATGAAGTTTATAAGGCTCTCAAGGTTTCGACAGAGTATGCAGTCCGCCAGTTTGCCCCTAGAAACAAGGAATTTTTAAAGGCTTATAAGGCGAACGAGGCCAAGGAATTAGAGCATCCGATTTTATTTGACGGTGCATCCGAATTATTGGCGCAAATTATCCAGCAAGGTGGCAGAAACTTTCTGATTTCTCACCGAGATGATCAGGTGTTAGAGATTTTGCAGAAGCCGCAGATTGATCCTTATTTTACAGAAGTAGTGACGGCTACTAATGGTTTTAAACGTAAGCCAGATCCTGAGTCTATGCTGTATTTAAAAGACAAGTACCAGATTGAGTCTGGGCTGGTTATCGGAGATCGGCCGATTGATATCGAAGCTGGTCAGGCGGCAGGCTTTAGCTGCTATCTCTTTGATAACATGAAAAATCTTGAAGAATTTGTAGATATTGAACTAGAAAAGGAATAA
- a CDS encoding bifunctional DnaQ family exonuclease/ATP-dependent helicase: MTQSNYKYAVIDLEATSANSNAKIIQIGIVIIENGVICQTYETDVNPHEALDEHIKQLTGLDDQRLRQAPDFSQVARVVYELIEDAIFVAHNVKFDANLLAEALFWEGFDLLTPRVDTVELAQVFYPTFDKYALGNLCELLEIPLENAHTALADAQATAQLFLKIQKKMTGLPKALLEKVLEFSDSLIYESRLAIEEIFQSMPDYSGQVLQETHGIFLKKPSILPPEKKLSQDFLTNLYLLGLDERPDQLTFAQYVTEALSQTAPSFLEAQTGLGKTFGYLLPILAHGRERVLVTVPTKILQDQLMQKEGRLLEEVFHISFHNLKSPENYLKLDYFYQSLSVLDDNRLVNRCKMQLLVWLTETGTGDLNEIGQAYRFESYFSQIRHDGKLSKHSLFYEEDFWRLGQVKAASSRVVITNHAYLLTRLEDDQSLLDNRMLVVDEAQKMFFALESFSQASINLTKQLQTISQALQTEKQILQERLLQSIQFELADAAEKHRGKTSELDSQKIAKLRQDVSELDESLLPELRELFSTKYQYYWLTEEQFADHRVTRLHAGRSELMRFKDFLPETVKVILVSSTLEISSKVNLPQLLGFEDYHFYKLPQQKKPLQKLFLNLDFPDVVELSTQEYAERIVSSLESLAPLNLPMVVLFTSKDLLLATSDQLSLPHLAQYKNGEPANIKRRFDKGEASILLGAGSFWEGADFAQQEQIIQIITRIPFDNPKDFFVQKINHHLKAEGKNPFYDYQLPSAILRLKQAMGRTRRNEYQKSAVILLDKRISTKRYGRQIQQNLKQLASLEMLSQGDILKELREFFD, translated from the coding sequence ATGACACAATCGAACTATAAATATGCTGTTATCGACTTGGAGGCTACAAGTGCGAACAGCAATGCAAAAATTATTCAAATCGGCATTGTCATCATTGAAAACGGGGTGATTTGCCAAACGTATGAAACAGATGTGAATCCGCACGAGGCTCTGGATGAGCACATTAAACAGCTGACAGGCTTGGATGATCAGCGCTTGCGCCAAGCTCCTGATTTCTCACAGGTTGCTCGTGTGGTTTATGAGCTGATTGAGGATGCGATTTTTGTCGCCCATAATGTCAAGTTTGATGCCAATCTATTGGCAGAAGCTCTCTTTTGGGAAGGCTTTGACCTGCTGACTCCGAGAGTGGATACGGTGGAACTGGCTCAGGTTTTCTATCCGACTTTTGATAAATATGCCTTAGGAAATCTGTGCGAGCTTCTGGAAATTCCTCTGGAAAATGCTCACACCGCTTTGGCAGATGCTCAGGCGACAGCTCAGCTATTTCTAAAAATCCAGAAAAAGATGACTGGACTGCCAAAAGCTTTGTTAGAAAAAGTGCTGGAATTTTCCGATAGTCTCATCTATGAGTCGCGGCTAGCTATAGAAGAGATTTTTCAGTCGATGCCAGACTATTCTGGACAGGTTTTGCAGGAGACGCACGGTATCTTTTTGAAAAAGCCGAGCATCCTGCCGCCTGAAAAGAAACTTTCGCAGGACTTTCTGACCAACCTTTATCTGCTGGGGCTGGACGAGCGTCCTGACCAGCTGACATTTGCGCAGTATGTGACTGAGGCGCTTAGTCAGACGGCACCTAGTTTTTTGGAGGCCCAGACAGGACTTGGCAAGACCTTTGGCTATTTATTGCCCATTTTGGCTCATGGTCGGGAAAGAGTCTTGGTGACCGTTCCGACGAAGATTTTACAGGACCAGCTGATGCAAAAGGAAGGCCGACTCTTGGAGGAAGTCTTTCACATCTCGTTCCATAATCTCAAAAGTCCCGAAAATTATCTGAAATTAGATTATTTTTATCAAAGTCTCTCGGTCTTGGATGATAATCGACTTGTTAATCGTTGTAAAATGCAGCTTTTGGTTTGGCTGACAGAGACGGGGACGGGTGATTTAAATGAAATCGGTCAGGCTTATCGTTTCGAGTCTTACTTTAGCCAGATACGCCATGATGGGAAATTAAGTAAGCATTCGCTCTTTTATGAAGAGGATTTTTGGCGACTGGGGCAGGTCAAGGCAGCTAGCAGTCGTGTCGTGATTACCAATCATGCTTATCTTTTGACGCGCCTTGAAGATGACCAGTCTTTGCTGGACAATCGGATGTTGGTAGTGGACGAGGCTCAGAAAATGTTTTTTGCCTTGGAAAGTTTTTCGCAGGCCAGTATCAATTTGACCAAGCAATTGCAAACTATCAGTCAGGCTCTGCAGACAGAAAAACAGATTTTACAAGAACGCCTTTTGCAAAGCATCCAATTTGAATTGGCGGATGCTGCTGAAAAGCATCGGGGCAAGACCAGTGAATTGGACTCACAGAAGATAGCCAAGTTACGTCAGGATGTGTCTGAGCTGGATGAGAGCTTGCTGCCAGAGCTCAGGGAATTGTTTTCAACCAAGTACCAATACTACTGGCTAACGGAAGAACAATTTGCAGATCATCGGGTGACAAGGCTTCATGCTGGGCGCTCAGAGCTTATGAGATTTAAGGATTTCCTGCCTGAGACAGTTAAGGTGATCTTGGTTTCCTCTACTTTGGAGATTAGTTCCAAGGTGAATTTGCCTCAGTTACTAGGTTTTGAGGATTATCATTTTTATAAACTTCCTCAGCAAAAGAAGCCCCTGCAGAAACTTTTCTTAAATCTGGATTTTCCAGATGTAGTGGAATTATCAACGCAGGAATATGCTGAGAGGATTGTTTCAAGCTTGGAGAGTTTAGCTCCACTGAATTTGCCAATGGTGGTTCTCTTTACCTCAAAGGATTTATTGCTGGCTACTTCAGACCAGCTGAGCTTGCCGCATTTGGCCCAGTATAAGAACGGCGAGCCAGCCAATATCAAGCGTCGTTTTGACAAGGGAGAGGCCTCTATCTTGCTGGGAGCAGGAAGTTTCTGGGAAGGAGCGGATTTTGCTCAGCAAGAGCAAATTATTCAGATCATCACGCGGATTCCTTTTGATAATCCCAAAGATTTCTTTGTGCAGAAAATCAATCATCATCTGAAGGCAGAAGGCAAAAACCCTTTTTACGATTATCAGTTGCCGTCAGCTATTTTACGATTGAAGCAGGCCATGGGGCGAACCCGTCGCAATGAATACCAGAAGTCGGCTGTCATTCTTTTGGACAAGCGTATTTCAACCAAGCGCTACGGTCGGCAAATCCAGCAAAATCTAAAGCAGTTGGCATCTTTAGAAATGCTTTCTCAGGGGGATATTTTAAAGGAATTAAGAGAATTTTTCGACTAA
- a CDS encoding DJ-1 family glyoxalase III, whose translation MKKVALMLANGFEEIEALTVVDVLRRAGFICDMIGFEEAVTGSHQITVKADQVWNRDLSAYDMVVLPGGMPGSTNLRDDDRLMEVLQEFQAEGKFVAAICAAPIALDRAGLLNGKNFTCYDGVEGNIENGSYQKQTVVVDGKLITSRGPSTALPFAYELVHQLGGDADQLASSMLFKDVFERIKIHSIFG comes from the coding sequence ATGAAAAAAGTAGCTCTTATGTTAGCCAATGGCTTTGAAGAAATAGAAGCTCTCACCGTTGTCGATGTCTTGCGTCGTGCAGGCTTTATTTGTGATATGATTGGCTTTGAGGAGGCTGTGACCGGCTCTCACCAGATTACTGTCAAAGCCGATCAAGTCTGGAATAGGGATTTATCTGCTTATGATATGGTCGTTCTTCCGGGCGGTATGCCAGGATCAACAAATCTGCGTGATGACGACCGCCTGATGGAAGTTTTGCAGGAATTTCAAGCAGAAGGTAAATTTGTCGCAGCGATCTGTGCGGCTCCTATTGCCCTTGACCGCGCAGGGCTCCTGAATGGCAAGAACTTCACTTGCTACGATGGGGTGGAAGGCAACATTGAGAACGGTAGTTATCAGAAGCAGACCGTTGTCGTAGATGGAAAGCTGATCACCAGCCGTGGCCCATCCACAGCTTTGCCTTTTGCCTATGAGTTGGTTCATCAGCTCGGAGGAGATGCGGATCAGTTAGCAAGTTCTATGCTTTTTAAAGATGTTTTTGAGAGAATAAAAATTCACTCGATTTTCGGGTGA
- a CDS encoding FtsW/RodA/SpoVE family cell cycle protein codes for MPLQQRTFESRIDYSLLLPVLLLLSIGVTAIYIAVSHDYPNNALQIVGQQVVWILLGFLISFIVMFFNTKFLWKMTPFLYVLGLGLMVLPLVFYSESLVASTGAKNWVAIHGVTLFQPSEFMKISYILMLSRVVVKFLQQNKNYERTIALDLFLIVKLALYTLPVLFLLALQSDLGTALVFAAIYCGIVLLSGVSWKIILPVFLTVSLLFTVFMLIFISNGGRAFLHGLGMPTYQINRISAWLHPFEYAQTVTYQQAQGQIAIGSGGLLGQGFNVSNLLVPVRESDMIFTVIAEDFGFLGSSLVIVIYLFLIHRMLQITIKSNNQFYTYISTGLIMMLLFHIFENIGAVTGILPLTGIPLPFISQGGSSIVSNLIGIGLLLSVSYQNSLEEEKHAVTPLVRKKVVLRKIK; via the coding sequence ATGCCTTTACAGCAAAGAACCTTTGAGTCGCGGATTGATTACAGCCTGCTTTTACCAGTCTTGCTCTTGTTATCAATCGGAGTTACGGCTATTTATATAGCGGTTAGTCACGATTATCCAAATAATGCTTTGCAGATAGTTGGTCAGCAAGTAGTTTGGATTTTATTAGGCTTTCTGATTAGCTTTATCGTTATGTTTTTTAACACTAAGTTTCTTTGGAAAATGACGCCTTTTCTGTATGTTTTAGGCTTAGGACTTATGGTTCTTCCGCTTGTATTTTATAGTGAGAGCTTAGTGGCTTCTACAGGGGCGAAAAACTGGGTAGCTATTCATGGCGTCACTCTCTTTCAGCCATCTGAATTTATGAAAATTTCATATATTTTGATGCTGTCGCGAGTTGTAGTGAAGTTTCTGCAGCAAAATAAGAACTATGAGCGAACCATTGCTTTAGATCTCTTTTTGATTGTAAAATTAGCATTATACACCTTGCCAGTCTTGTTTCTTTTGGCCTTGCAGAGTGATTTAGGAACAGCCCTAGTATTTGCTGCGATTTACTGCGGCATTGTTCTCTTATCTGGTGTTTCGTGGAAGATTATTCTACCGGTTTTCTTGACAGTATCCCTTCTTTTTACTGTCTTTATGTTGATCTTTATTTCAAATGGTGGCCGTGCTTTTCTCCATGGTTTAGGGATGCCGACGTACCAGATCAATCGAATCTCAGCCTGGCTCCATCCTTTTGAATATGCTCAGACAGTAACCTATCAGCAGGCACAGGGACAGATTGCTATTGGAAGTGGTGGTTTGTTAGGTCAAGGATTTAATGTCTCAAATCTGCTGGTACCTGTCCGTGAAAGTGATATGATTTTCACTGTAATTGCAGAGGATTTTGGTTTTCTTGGTTCGAGTTTGGTGATTGTTATTTATCTGTTCTTGATTCATCGTATGCTTCAGATTACTATCAAGTCCAACAATCAGTTCTATACCTATATCTCGACCGGTCTCATTATGATGCTGCTCTTTCATATTTTTGAAAATATTGGTGCTGTGACTGGGATTTTGCCTTTGACAGGGATTCCACTCCCCTTCATTTCCCAAGGGGGGTCCTCCATCGTCAGCAATCTCATCGGAATCGGACTCCTACTGTCTGTCTCTTATCAAAATAGCCTAGAAGAGGAGAAGCATGCGGTGACTCCGCTTGTTCGTAAAAAAGTTGTACTTAGAAAAATAAAATAA
- a CDS encoding YeiH family protein — MKKNLSGIALSFAIAASSICLGTWFPLIGSSVFAIVLGILLSNLWKLPDSFQSGLTYSGKKLLQYSIIFLGFSMSIGKVSATGLSSLKISILTILIAFLAAYAAGKFFKMRRVLTILIGFGTAICGGSAIAAASPILEAEEEDIALSISTIFFFNILAVFIFPFLGHLLQMSDAYFGTWAGTAINDTSSVVAAGYTYSQAAGDLATIVKLSRALMIVPACLIFAAYRYVRDKRSAQKVDLKKIFPWFILWFVLASVVSSLGIFPSNLVPYTKLLSQWLMAMALAGIGAKVSFKQFKEAGAWPLLTGAFAWFCVAISSLIIQYFL; from the coding sequence GTGAAAAAGAATCTATCAGGAATTGCTCTATCGTTTGCGATAGCAGCTAGTTCCATTTGTTTAGGGACTTGGTTTCCGCTGATTGGATCCAGTGTGTTTGCCATTGTCTTAGGAATTTTGCTTAGTAATTTATGGAAATTGCCAGACTCCTTTCAGTCGGGCTTGACCTATTCAGGAAAGAAACTACTTCAATATTCTATTATTTTTTTAGGCTTTTCCATGTCAATCGGCAAGGTCTCTGCAACGGGTTTGTCTTCTTTGAAGATTAGTATTTTGACTATTTTGATTGCTTTCTTGGCGGCCTATGCAGCTGGGAAGTTCTTCAAGATGAGACGTGTTTTAACCATTTTGATTGGCTTTGGAACGGCAATCTGTGGTGGTTCAGCTATTGCAGCAGCTTCGCCCATTTTAGAAGCAGAAGAAGAGGACATCGCTTTGTCTATTTCAACGATTTTCTTTTTCAATATTTTAGCTGTGTTTATCTTTCCTTTTCTGGGGCATCTCCTGCAAATGTCTGATGCCTATTTTGGGACTTGGGCAGGGACTGCCATCAATGATACTTCGTCAGTCGTCGCAGCAGGTTATACTTACAGTCAAGCGGCGGGCGATTTGGCAACTATTGTCAAACTAAGCCGAGCCTTGATGATTGTACCCGCCTGTCTTATCTTTGCAGCTTATCGATATGTCCGAGATAAGCGATCAGCGCAAAAAGTAGATCTAAAGAAGATTTTTCCCTGGTTTATTTTGTGGTTTGTTTTAGCTTCTGTGGTGAGCAGTTTGGGAATTTTCCCGTCAAATCTAGTTCCTTATACGAAACTTTTATCCCAATGGCTGATGGCCATGGCTTTGGCTGGAATCGGAGCCAAGGTCTCTTTCAAACAGTTCAAGGAAGCTGGAGCTTGGCCTTTATTAACCGGAGCTTTTGCTTGGTTCTGTGTCGCAATCTCTAGCTTGATTATCCAATATTTTTTGTAA
- the gyrB gene encoding DNA topoisomerase (ATP-hydrolyzing) subunit B — MTEEKQQDIQAQEYDASQIQVLEGLEAVRMRPGMYIGSTSKEGLHHLVWEIVDNSIDEALAGFATHIQVFIEKDNSITVVDDGRGIPVDIQEKTGRPAVETVFTVLHAGGKFGGGGYKVSGGLHGVGSSVVNALSTQLDVRVYKNGQIHYQEYSRGQVVADLEVIGETDRTGTTVHFTPDPEIFTETVEFDFEKLNKRVQELAFLNRGLRISITDKRDGMEQVKDYHYEGGIASYVQYINENKDVIFDTPIYTDGEMDDITVEVAMQYTTGYHETVMSFANNIHTHEGGTHEQGFRTALTRVINDYAKKNKLLKENEDNLTGEDVREGLTAVISVKHPNPQFEGQTKTKLGNSEVVKITNRLFSEAFSDFLLENPAVARKIVEKGILASKARIAAKRAREVTRKKSGLEISNLPGKLADCSSNNPEETELFIVEGDSAGGSAKSGRNREFQAILPIRGKILNVEKASMDKILANEEIRSLFTAMGTGFGADFDVSKARYQKLVIMTDADVDGAHIRTLLLTLIYRYMKPVLEAGYVYIAQPPIYGVKVGSEIKEYIQPGANQEEELQAALARYSEGRSKPTIQRYKGLGEMDDHQLWETTMNPEHRLMARVSVDDAAEADKIFDMLMGDRVEPRRDFIEKNAVYSTLDV; from the coding sequence ATGACAGAAGAAAAGCAACAAGACATACAAGCGCAAGAATATGACGCCAGTCAGATTCAGGTCTTGGAGGGCTTAGAAGCCGTTCGGATGCGCCCTGGTATGTATATCGGTTCAACCTCTAAGGAAGGTCTGCACCACTTAGTATGGGAAATTGTTGACAATTCGATTGATGAAGCCTTGGCTGGCTTTGCCACTCACATTCAAGTCTTTATCGAAAAAGATAATTCGATTACAGTTGTTGATGATGGTCGAGGCATTCCGGTTGATATTCAGGAGAAAACAGGCCGTCCAGCTGTGGAAACCGTCTTTACTGTCCTTCACGCAGGAGGAAAATTCGGCGGTGGCGGATACAAGGTCTCAGGAGGTCTGCACGGTGTGGGCTCTTCCGTTGTAAATGCCCTGTCTACTCAGCTGGATGTCCGCGTTTATAAAAATGGCCAGATTCATTACCAAGAATATAGCCGCGGTCAAGTCGTCGCTGACCTAGAAGTCATCGGTGAGACAGACCGTACTGGTACGACAGTTCACTTTACACCAGACCCAGAGATTTTTACTGAAACAGTAGAATTCGACTTTGAAAAGCTCAACAAACGGGTGCAGGAATTGGCCTTCCTCAATCGTGGTCTCAGAATTTCCATCACAGATAAGCGAGATGGAATGGAGCAGGTCAAGGATTACCACTATGAGGGTGGGATTGCCAGCTATGTCCAATACATCAATGAAAACAAGGATGTCATCTTTGACACGCCGATTTATACTGATGGCGAAATGGACGATATTACAGTTGAAGTAGCCATGCAGTACACGACTGGCTATCATGAAACAGTCATGAGCTTTGCCAATAACATCCACACCCACGAGGGTGGAACGCATGAGCAAGGTTTTCGGACTGCCCTGACACGGGTCATCAATGACTACGCCAAGAAAAACAAGCTTCTCAAAGAAAACGAAGATAATCTGACTGGGGAAGATGTCCGTGAAGGATTGACAGCTGTCATCTCTGTCAAACACCCTAACCCTCAGTTTGAAGGTCAGACCAAGACCAAGCTGGGCAATAGCGAAGTGGTTAAGATTACCAATCGACTCTTCAGCGAAGCTTTCTCAGATTTCCTTTTGGAAAATCCTGCGGTGGCTCGGAAAATCGTCGAAAAGGGAATTTTGGCTTCCAAGGCGAGAATTGCTGCCAAGCGAGCTCGGGAAGTAACCCGCAAGAAGTCTGGCTTGGAAATTTCCAACCTGCCAGGTAAATTGGCTGATTGCTCGTCCAATAATCCAGAGGAAACAGAACTCTTCATCGTGGAGGGAGACTCAGCGGGTGGTTCAGCTAAGTCTGGCCGTAATCGTGAATTTCAGGCTATTTTGCCGATTCGCGGTAAAATTCTCAACGTTGAAAAAGCCAGCATGGATAAGATTCTGGCTAATGAAGAAATTCGCAGTCTTTTCACTGCTATGGGAACAGGCTTTGGAGCTGACTTTGATGTCAGCAAGGCTCGTTATCAAAAATTAGTCATCATGACCGATGCGGATGTGGACGGAGCCCACATCCGAACTCTGCTCTTGACTTTGATTTACCGCTATATGAAGCCGGTTCTGGAAGCAGGCTATGTCTATATCGCCCAACCACCCATCTATGGTGTCAAGGTCGGAAGTGAGATTAAAGAATACATCCAACCTGGTGCGAATCAAGAAGAAGAATTGCAAGCTGCTCTAGCTCGCTATAGCGAAGGCCGCTCTAAGCCGACGATTCAGCGTTATAAAGGTTTGGGAGAAATGGATGACCATCAGTTGTGGGAAACGACCATGAATCCAGAACATCGCTTAATGGCGCGAGTTTCTGTCGATGATGCTGCAGAAGCCGACAAGATTTTTGATATGTTGATGGGGGATCGAGTAGAGCCTCGTCGTGACTTTATCGAAAAAAATGCAGTATATAGCACACTTGATGTCTAA
- the ezrA gene encoding septation ring formation regulator EzrA, with the protein MSNGLIILIIVVAALLILGYFTAIYMRKRNEAKLRSLEEKKEELYNLPVNDEVEEVKNLHLIGQSQVTFREWNQKWVDLSLNSFADIENNLFEAEGYNNSFRFLKAKHAIEKIESQIDLISEDIHAIRQALEDLKKQESKNSGRVLHALDLFEELQHTVASNPDAYGQALAEIEKQMENIESDFSQFVTLNSSGDPVEAAEILDKTENRILALTQIVEKVPAIVEDLTKKLPDQLEDLESGHRKLLETNYHFIETDLEARFQQLHASLKRNEENLAALELDNALYENEQAQEEMDALYAIFTREIEAHKMVEKLVNYLPNYLAHTKENNQQLQNEMERLSHSFLLSEPEISHIRDLKSELSAQEEVVLTALEDAAEMKKPFSLVKEELESIQARLREIEDEQVELGEQLDKIEKDDANARQKVTIYANKLHTIKRFMEKRNLPGIPESFLTIFFGASDYIEELARELEAPRVNIDSVNRWLEILANAMNDLEEETYRIVQNSTLTEQLLQYSNRYRSFDDNVQAAFNESLHAFEVEFDYAKSLEIISKALDVVEPGVSARFINSYEKTRENIRF; encoded by the coding sequence ATGTCTAATGGACTGATTATTCTCATTATTGTAGTAGCGGCACTATTAATTTTAGGCTATTTTACTGCTATCTATATGAGAAAACGAAATGAAGCGAAGCTTCGAAGTTTGGAGGAGAAAAAAGAGGAACTTTACAATCTTCCCGTGAATGATGAAGTTGAAGAAGTTAAAAACTTACACTTGATTGGGCAAAGTCAAGTGACTTTCCGCGAATGGAATCAAAAATGGGTAGATCTCTCTTTAAATTCATTTGCTGATATCGAGAACAATCTCTTTGAGGCAGAGGGCTACAATAATTCTTTCCGTTTCCTCAAGGCCAAGCATGCTATCGAAAAGATTGAAAGTCAAATTGATTTAATCAGTGAGGACATTCATGCCATTCGTCAGGCTTTGGAAGATCTTAAAAAACAAGAGTCTAAGAATAGCGGACGGGTTCTGCACGCCTTGGATCTATTTGAAGAATTGCAACATACTGTGGCTAGCAATCCTGATGCTTATGGTCAAGCACTTGCAGAAATTGAGAAGCAGATGGAAAACATTGAGTCTGATTTCTCTCAATTTGTTACCCTCAATTCTTCTGGGGATCCTGTAGAAGCAGCGGAAATCTTGGACAAGACCGAGAATCGTATCCTAGCTTTGACGCAGATTGTCGAAAAAGTTCCAGCAATTGTGGAAGACTTAACTAAGAAGTTGCCAGATCAATTAGAAGACTTGGAATCAGGTCACCGTAAGTTATTAGAGACCAATTATCATTTCATCGAAACGGATTTGGAAGCACGTTTCCAACAACTTCATGCTAGTTTGAAGCGAAATGAAGAAAATCTTGCGGCTTTGGAATTGGATAATGCTTTGTATGAAAATGAGCAAGCTCAAGAGGAAATGGATGCTCTTTATGCTATCTTCACTCGAGAAATTGAAGCTCACAAGATGGTTGAAAAGTTAGTCAACTACCTTCCAAATTACTTGGCTCATACTAAAGAAAATAATCAACAGCTGCAAAATGAAATGGAACGCTTGTCGCATTCATTCTTATTGTCAGAACCTGAGATTAGCCATATTAGAGATTTAAAATCTGAGCTATCTGCTCAAGAAGAAGTCGTTCTGACTGCTCTCGAAGATGCAGCTGAGATGAAAAAGCCATTCTCACTTGTTAAGGAAGAGTTGGAATCCATTCAAGCTCGTTTGAGAGAAATCGAAGATGAACAAGTTGAACTTGGTGAGCAACTAGATAAGATTGAAAAAGACGATGCCAATGCTCGTCAAAAAGTTACGATTTATGCCAATAAATTGCATACAATTAAGCGATTTATGGAAAAACGCAATTTACCAGGTATTCCAGAGTCCTTCTTAACCATTTTCTTTGGTGCAAGTGACTATATCGAAGAGCTTGCAAGAGAGTTGGAAGCACCTCGTGTGAATATTGACTCAGTTAACCGTTGGTTGGAAATCTTGGCAAATGCCATGAATGATTTGGAAGAGGAGACTTATCGAATTGTTCAAAATTCCACATTGACAGAGCAGTTGTTGCAGTATTCTAATCGTTATCGTTCATTTGATGACAATGTGCAGGCGGCCTTCAATGAATCCCTTCATGCTTTTGAAGTTGAATTTGATTACGCAAAATCTTTGGAAATTATTTCAAAAGCCTTGGATGTTGTCGAACCTGGAGTTTCAGCCCGTTTCATCAATTCATACGAAAAAACACGCGAAAATATTCGCTTTTAA